TCGGCCGGGCCGCTGCCCGACTCCGCATGGCCCAACCGGCCCTGAGCCGGCTGATCAAGGCGCTGGAGAAGGACCTGGGCGCCCCGGTGTTCGAGCGCAGCACGCGCCACGTCTCCCTGACCCCGGCCGGTGCGGCCCTCGTGGAGGTGGCGCGGGAGCTGGTGGCTGTCTCCGAGCGCGCCCGGGACACGGTGCGCGGCGCCGTGACAGGGGAGACAGGCGTCGTCCGCCTGGGCTTCGCCGGCGCCTCCATCAACCGCAGCGTGGCACGGCTGGCGCGGGAGGTGCGGGCCCGGTGCCCGGGGGTGCGCCTCGAGCTGCACAGCTCCCAGTTCTCCCCGCAGGGTCTGGAGCGGGTGATCAGCGGGGACCTGGACCTCTCCGTGGGTCGGTGGGACTTCCTTCCCGCGGACGTGCGCTCCTACCTGGTGGGGCGGGAGCGGCTGATCGTGGCGATGCCCAGGACGCATCGGCTGGCCTCGGCGTCCTCGGTGGCCATGGCGGACCTGGCCGAGGAGGAGTGGATCACCCTGCCCGGCGGGTCCATGTCCGCCCTGAGCAACCGCCTGCAGAGCCTGGCCCGCACCGCCGGGTTCGTGCCCCGCGTGCGGGAGCACGCGCCCGACTCGTGGACGCAGACCCTCCTGGTGGACGCCGGCGTCGGGATCGCGCTGACGCTGGATTCGGTGCGGGACAACATCGGCGCGGACGGGGTGGCCTGGCTGCCGCTCGACCCGCCCGGACCGCCGCTGGAGGTGCGGCTGATCTGGCGGGAGCACGACGACAACCGGGCGGTGGAGCGGGTGACCCGCATCGCCGCGGCGATCTTCCCGGCCCGCCCCGCGGCGGGCTGAGCCGGTCAGGACTGCGGGTACTCGTACCAGCCACGCCCCGTCTTCCGGCCGAAGTCGCCGGCCTCGTACTTCTCCTTGATGGAGGCCGCCGGCAGGGAGGCGGGGTCGCCGGTCTGCTCGTACTCGGCCAGACGGATCAGGTGGACGACGTCGATCCCCACCAGGTCCATCAGCTCGAACGGGCCCATGGGGTGGCCCAGGGCCGTCTTCGCGGCCACATCGATGTCCTGGAAGTCGGCGATGCCGGCCTCGTACAGCTCGAGGGCCTCCCGGCGGAGGGCACCGAGGAGGCGGTTGGCCACGAAGCCGGGGATCTCCTGCTTGAGGCGCACCGGCGTCTTCCCGAGGGACTCGACGAAGGAGACAATCCGGTCCACGGTCTCCGGGGCGGTCCCCGGATGGGGGACGACCTCCACGCAGACCATCACGAGCGCCGGGTTGAAGAAGTGGAGGTTGCACACCCTGTCCGGCCGGGACGTGGCGTCGGCGACGCGCGAGGAGACGATGTTGGAGGAGTTCGTCACCAGCAGCGTGTGGCCCGGGCAGACGGCATCCAGCTCGGAGAAGATCGTCCGCTTGACGGAGAGGTCCTCCACGGCGGCCTCGATCACCAGGTCGGCCGTGGCCGCGGCGGCGTCGCGGTCCGTGGTCAGGGTGAGCCGGTCCCACGCGGCGTCCACGTCCTCGCGCGTGCGGCGGTCCTTCTCCACGTCCCGGGACAGACGCTGCTCGAGCTGCGTCCGGGCGCGGTCCAGCTGGTCCTGGCTGATGTCGACGAGGGAGGTCCCGTACCCCGCCAGGGCGCAGACGGCGGCGATCTGGGACCCCATGGTCCCGGCGCCGAGGACGACGACGGTGCGGATCTCGGTGGTCATGGGGGCTCCTTGATGTGGGTATGGGCGGCTCAGCGGTAGCGGGGGGCGCGCTTGTCGAAGAAGGCGGCCGTGCCCTCGTCCCGCTCGGTGTGGGCGTAGAGGATGCCCACGGAGAGGCGCTCCAGCAGCAGGCCGGTCTCGCGGTCCACGTCGAAGGCACGCTCGATGACCGTCTTGGCCAGCCGGTTGGCCAGGGGGCCGCGGGAGGCGATGGCCTCCGCGGTCTCCCGGGCCCGGGCCAGGAGGTCCTCCGGAGCGGTGACGGCGGTGACCAGGCCCATGCGCAGGGCCTCGTCCGCCGGCACGCGCCGGCCGGTGAGGATCATCTCCGTGGCGTGCCCCACGCCCACCAGGCGGGCGAGGCGCT
The sequence above is a segment of the Micrococcus endophyticus genome. Coding sequences within it:
- a CDS encoding 3-hydroxyacyl-CoA dehydrogenase family protein; this encodes MTTEIRTVVVLGAGTMGSQIAAVCALAGYGTSLVDISQDQLDRARTQLEQRLSRDVEKDRRTREDVDAAWDRLTLTTDRDAAAATADLVIEAAVEDLSVKRTIFSELDAVCPGHTLLVTNSSNIVSSRVADATSRPDRVCNLHFFNPALVMVCVEVVPHPGTAPETVDRIVSFVESLGKTPVRLKQEIPGFVANRLLGALRREALELYEAGIADFQDIDVAAKTALGHPMGPFELMDLVGIDVVHLIRLAEYEQTGDPASLPAASIKEKYEAGDFGRKTGRGWYEYPQS
- a CDS encoding LysR substrate-binding domain-containing protein; protein product: MDVHHARAFLAVAEELHFGRAAARLRMAQPALSRLIKALEKDLGAPVFERSTRHVSLTPAGAALVEVARELVAVSERARDTVRGAVTGETGVVRLGFAGASINRSVARLAREVRARCPGVRLELHSSQFSPQGLERVISGDLDLSVGRWDFLPADVRSYLVGRERLIVAMPRTHRLASASSVAMADLAEEEWITLPGGSMSALSNRLQSLARTAGFVPRVREHAPDSWTQTLLVDAGVGIALTLDSVRDNIGADGVAWLPLDPPGPPLEVRLIWREHDDNRAVERVTRIAAAIFPARPAAG